The sequence below is a genomic window from Lycium ferocissimum isolate CSIRO_LF1 chromosome 9, AGI_CSIRO_Lferr_CH_V1, whole genome shotgun sequence.
AGCAACGAAGAAGACGGGGACGGTGGTTTACCGGGAGCAACGAAGAAGATGCGGCGAGCAACGACGAAGACGAAGGGGACAAACGCTCTCTTCCCTCCGCCACCAGATCTGGCCAGTTCTCTGGCAAAGCTCCGGTAGATTCCACCGCCGGAGGATGGACGGAACCCTCGCCGGCGGGAAGACCATCTGCGGTTGTTGGAATGGATTTTTTTTGGTAGAATGTGTATAGGtattgtaatgttatgttttgtaaataaaaaaatatcatcacaTTTCATAAATATTCTCCctaaatacgtatatatatatatatgtaaatcaCCCAAAGGAAAAAGTAATGAAAGGCTAGCTTGATTACTTGTAAATGTAGAAAATAACTTTTACTTGGTGTAGAATAATGTGTTAAAGCATATACACCTTATTAGCATTTTATCCAAAGAATTGtataattattaaaataatGAAAGGGTATCTTGATTACACgtttaaatatattttctacATTTAATTTAATCCGTTATATTATCCTTTGATGATGTATGTTTAAAcatatttaatttcttaaattgGGTAAACTTGTCTAAAAATTGTGAAATTAGCCTTTCTTATATTTACTCACATTccattaattaataattatattaaatatgatttttctaagaaaatggaagaaataagaTTTGATTTAATGCCTATACTATAACAAGAGTtatatatgtagaaaataattttgtgataaaACTGTAGCATAAGATAGTATATTTGGTTACTTGTAAGTTacattgtttttgttgaatgcTAACAACAAATTTGACTTGGTTAAACATATATCATTAAAGGATaatatgatgaattaaattaaatctgaaactaaaattttaaacaTATTTAAGTTTTAAAACCGGTTAAATTCAtctaaaaattatgaaattaatctaatttatatttttctcacattctattaatttatattttttattttttctaaaacatagaagaaataaGATTTGGTTGAACATGCGTCATAAAAGGATAATATACCGTGTTAAAATactttttgtaaataaaattttaaacatGTGTTtcaaaattgaataaatttttctaaaaaatgtggaactaattttattatatatatatattttctcacatTTCATTAATTAACAATTGTATTGAATTTTGGTTCTTCCTTTAAAAAATGGTAGAAATAAGCCATGGGTTTACTACCTATACACCGTAACAAGAGTTATATATGTAGAACATAATTTGGTAGAACTATAGCCTAAGTATATTTGAATACTTATATAATTACATTGTTTTCGTTGAATgctaacaaaaaatttaaattgatTAATCCGTCGAATGAAGTCATCTGATGGTCAACTAAATCAACTATAAgaattagagaaaatttaaaaattaagactataatacaatttttttttttgtaataaaacTACGACATAAGATAATACATTTGATAACGTGTATAATTACGTTATTTTGGTTGAACTATAACAACAAATTCACTACATATTCATATTTACTCACTTACGTAGCTAACTTCTACAAACGAACTTGTTGTCATATATTAGCAAATGTTTCGTGCGATAATGTAGTTACAATATatttaatcaaaatattaattttttcatatatacttGTGTTAATCTCCAATGTCGTATGTAGTTGTATATTATGGGTTGATTAAACAACTTCTTTATAAAATTAACCCTATTAGTTTGTCCCTCTAATTATTCAAGCTGATAAATACAATTTGATTAACATCACTCGACAGATGAAGCTATTGCAGCCCAGTGGTAACCAGTCCAACCTTGCGATCGCCGGTTCACGGGTTCGAATTTGACTGTgtcacattttctttttttcaatttgaacATACACCATCATAGATAATAAAACGGGTTAAAAAAATTTGTAAGTAAGatcttaaatatttaattttaaattgaaTAAATTCGTCTAAAAATGTGGACCTAatattgttttatattttttctcacATTTCATTAATTAACAATTGTATTAAAATTTGATTCTTCcttagaaaattgaagaaataaatttttgtgcACCACCTATACAATATACACTGTAACAagagttatatatataaaaataattttgtgataaaACATATTATCCTTAGATatcataaataagaaaatataatttgaatattcgtataattatattatttttgttgaatgctaacaaaaaatttaacttaGTTGATCCATCGAATGTAGTCATGTGATGGTCAACTAAGTCAACaatggaaattagaaaaaaaaattaaagaattaagACTATAATACTAACTTTTTTGTGATAGAACAATGACACAAGAATACATTGGATAATTGTATAATTACAttattttggttgaattataaCAATAACTTCATGTCTTACGCATATTTACTCAATTATGTAGCTAAAGCTTACACACGAACTTGTTGTCGAATAGTAATTAATGTCTTGTACAATATTGTAGTTACAATATATTTAACCAAAtcattaatattttcatatacACTTGTGTAAATCATCCAATGTCCTATGTTATTGtatgttatcaatttatttAAACCATTACTTTATAACTTAACCTTGTCTTATATAAGTAGAGTGAGTTTTCACCTTTTTGTATTAAGTATGATTTTTCACATTTGAATTTCAATAGTTTATAAAAATCCTacaaagattttatttttaattaatttaatatgcATTCAAAATAAAACTCacacaattcaacaaaaaagataatgtGGTAATAAGTTTggtaacataaaaaaataaactaataaaattGTATATATCAGTTTACTGGACTATTCAAGATAGAAAAAGATAATGTAGAataaaaaagggaattaaaatcaatcatatATGTAATACAAGGTTAAGAATAATTCAATTTGAATATATTCAAGTCGATTCAAGTCGATTAACACAATTCTTAATATAAGAAAAGCAAAACTTCAAATATGAGATGGTTAATCATtgagtttttaaatatataagcAAAGGCGAATTTGGGATTTCATGAGGATGAGTTCACCattgctttagaaaataatggcaaaaatttaaaaagctgCCCGAGCAGGGGATTGAACCCGTGACCTTCATAATACAAAAATAACCTTTAACCGGTTTCTACTTAGCCTATTATGACCACGTGTTGTGTTCACTTAgttaatattaaatatattttcagagttatacacataatatatcgagattagttgagtgaccatgtgttcacgtgatcCAAAATTTACACACAAATTCGCCCCTATATATAAGGATGTATATTAAAAGAGTTAATTTTAAAGTATCGCATCATATATTCGTAATGCAAGAGAGTCAATTGCATGTAAAATGCGGAGAAGTTagttaaaatatatatgatgtgttatatatatttcacattgtaataaattaaatatcataatttgatttgtaaaaaaagtaaaaatttaaaaataattcgaTAGTATTTCAATTTCAATATATTAGTAGTtagttaaattaattaaaattcaaatttaaacaTATCATTAGAAAttcttacaagcaaaaaatttcagttaaatttaatattcaataaattcaattcatataattCAATACTAAGGTATTTGTagttataaatttaatttaaatatttaatgtaTTGGAAAGATAAAAAGATGAGCATGCTAAAAtgtaattattacttttttggAGGGAAATCATTGGAGGGAAAATAGTAGAGTTTGGAGCCAAAAGTAAAGAAGGATAATACCCATTTAGCATCGTCCTAAAAAATAAACTAGGTGATGAATGACTGTATATAGAATACGATGAGTCGTAGGTTGGTGAGGCTTTGTTGCATTATCAAGACTGTCCCACATCTTTCTGGGACCTTATCTTTTGTAAAGGGAAAAAAGTTTCAATGGATCATCACTATCCTAATATATGTGCCGTGTTCTTTCTAAATTCACAAATTTATTTAAAGTAAATTTCACTTAACCTCCTAATTTAAGAGTAAATCTCACTTATCTATTAACGTCTTgggtttgaaaaaataatacccctttaagtcttttttttttaacctccAATTGTTTAAAAAAGCTAGATAAACTGCTTAAAAGTATTCATAATCTACACCGCTCAAGTCTGACaggagaagaaagttcgtcTTCTTGAGAGCATTCTTCATAATCAAAATTTCTTTAAGTCTATGACCTTCATTTGATAGAAAGTTCGCACTGGTTTCTCTCCCTATGGTGTTTTTGTTAATTTCAAGCTAATATTTACAATCTTCAATAATAGCTAGCCTTAAAAAACCGATATCGTATATTCTTCTCTTCGAAAAGCTTAATAACAAGAAGAcaatttattttcacttttaattcTTTGTAACTTATTTCTTGTGCCAGCTTTAATCCTTATTTGATACTCTATAATTGTGTAACGTGGCTTGAAATAAGTTTTAGCTTACGATGAATAGTGTTGTCACTTACTTTATACtcaattgaacccctaacttATGAATTGGTGATGGAAGCACTCTCTCACTAGAGCATACACTCGTTATAATCCCATTTAATCACGTATCAAAACTTTCTATTCATATATCTTATCCAGTTACAGAGTTTGTCTACATAACGTGAATGCAAACTCTTTTTGgatacaaagaaagaaaaatacgTATTCTACAGATAACACAATTCTAAtactttaatttaatttgatgATGCACTAGTTCTTATCAATAAAAGATAAGATGGAAGGAAGGTGTATATTCTAAAATACAAAGACTATATACTTGTAGCATTGATTAAACAGTggctccttttcttttttttatatatatatattcttttttacaTTGACAAAAATAGGGTAAGAGGAAATATGGGAGGGATTACATATGTATCAAATACCACAATGTTTGCAACCAAAATgcacgcaaaaaaaaaattatttaccaTTATAGGATGACATAACCAATTCATAAATTAAATTTGTCGTTCAGATTCCTCTAGgatttcattttaaattttgccacGCAAAAATAATCTATATTCGGTTCCCAATTCCATATCATATACGCAAGAACATTGGAGAATGTTGTATGAGAGATGAATGTAAAGATGGGCAATAtccattatattttttatttttttcatttcatgttCCAAGACAACTAGCAAAAACCAAATAGAAAGGCAATAATTAAGAAATAGAAAGCTTTAGGTATAAGTCTCATTTTATTTGTCCTACTTTATCAAGGAGGATCAGTAGTgcagaatttaaaaaaaaaataggcgcgctataataaaatgataaattttgaatttaaatttaatgggtTCAATTTTAAGTTCTTACTATGAGTTCATTATACTTTTGAAATCATAGGTtcaaaattgaatttcttttttctttctaattttatGATTTATAACTTGTATACTTCCAGTTTAGTCAACTTATGAACTCGTTGAATATATACTACATCCTCCACTGCTATTGATTTAGTTTAGACATTTAATCTTATTATACGACAAAAGGAGAATAGAAATTTCAATATGTTACCACACATGCCCACAAACGTGATATGAAACCCAAGCTCAATactaagaaataaaattaaaaaagacgTGGGATTTGAACCTCCAAACTTTACTTGTAAATATGCACGCAATAATCATGTATCATAGAACTTTTTTAGCTTAGACGCGTGCACACATATGTTACTTAATATATCGATAGAGGGGAGTATGGATACACCAGAATCCATATTTTTCCTTTGATGATGAAGATGTTACACCATTAGAACCTCTCACTTATTATAGTCCCATTTACTCAGGGCCAAATCTGTTTGGTTTTGGTTAAGGTGTGAATGGAAAATGAAAGAATTCAAAATGGAGGGAAATGCCAAATttgaaaatggaggaaaatgaaaaattccTTTTTACAAAGGAACTTTGTCTCACATTAGTAGGGAAAGAAAGACTGAGGAAAAAAGTTATATGTAAAAGCACTTCTTCTAGCTCATAAAGAGTTGAGAGGAGAGTCTTCCTCACGCTGTCGTCATCGCTCGGCTtcggatttggatttggtcaaatgatttgattgatatattttttaaactagATCTATTTGcttaatattattaattttattaacgTTTTATTACCATTAACTGTAacggtaatttaaattcctccCTTTAATTTTCGGACATAGCTGTTTTATGTAAACAACCATTTTTTGTGAAATGTCACCTAGAAGAGTTGCATCTCTTCGGACTGGACTCAACCTTTAGGCTATAAATACTGGCTATTCCTCAAATTTTTTCCTTATGAAAATTTCTGcaatctttcttctttctttctgcAAAATACTTTCTGCACCCAACAGAAAACTTATAAGTGTGATTTGGCCGATTATTTGCATTCGCAAAGACACCGGCGTTTGAGGTACCGCTACACCGGTGACGGTAATccgttctatcctgggaggaaaTAATCCGTAACCTCGGGTACTTGAGGGGATTAAGTTCCTTAAGGATACAATGTGAAATCAGTGGGCTCAGATTTGTTCATCGTTAATTATGCTTCTTCCccatttatgattttatttagtttttgtttctAGATTATTTTTTGCGAATACAGAAAGATAACAAAATCTAGTATTATAAACCGGTAACTCAAACAAGGTGATGAATTCAGTAACTGAAACCTGAATTCTCAATACATATAATTAAAATCCTAAATCCGCATATGAATTTTCTAACCATGTGCCCATCCTCTCTTGAATTCCAGATAAGCTTGATAAACTTGGTCTGTAGTAGGAAGTGACTTAGATACAGAGTCTCTGTTCAAGCACCTGTCTCCCCACATCACCAGCTTAGGACATTCTGTTTCAATTATGTTGAAATTTGCAAATGTCTTGAAAACAATGAACCAGTTGTAGAAGGGAACTAGGGCAATGTCTACAAATCCAAAGACATCTCCCCCAAAATAAAGTTTGTCTCCAAGCTCTCCTTCCAAAAACTTGGACCACTCTAAAAGTTCTTTCTTaccattttcttgttcttcttttgcCCCCATCCATACCTTTACACTAGACTCGTGTACCTAAATTGATGCTTATAGGATTATCTATAtgataaataataatatacagaTTGTTATGTAATAAATAATAGTACAAAACTTGTTATGTAATTAATGAGTAATAAAGCGATGATTGTTATGCGTCGAATAATAGAGATAGATTTTATATGGATTAATTGCGTAACTTATGGGCATTTTGTTTTAGATATTGTTATTCGCATATTGTTAATGCATATATTCTTATTCTACATTATGTCTCCTATTCCTGCTGGTTcataataagtgaatttctGGTCTTTCAAgtttgatataaaatgattgattttttttgtaaaatcaaaaaattattattattattttgtaaatTGACGCTTGGTTAATAAAATACCtgaaattttttctaaaaaagtcTTTCAATGCTGCTTTACATTTTTATATGAGTAGATTAGGGTAATTTAATCAAATAACTCTATCAATTAATGTTATTAAGTGGTATTTTTAATGGAAGTGTCAAAACCTTAACAATCACTTGTTGTAGACAGAAGAGAGTATTAATACATAGCTAGATTTTCGTTTAAGAGTATAAGTTATACCACAATTAACAATATAATTAACTTTAGGTTTTTCAGTATTAAACTCTAATTAACTTACTCTGAGTTTATTAGTATCAGAAACCACACTAATTATGCAGGATTTTGTAtcgaaaataaaaaattgtataaaattaaTACAGAGATTAAATTTTCTTATACTTCAACCGAACAACCCCTTCCATCTTGATATTTTGGTACTTCGTCTAGAGTTCTTAGCTTGTAAAGCTCATAGCGTATATAAAGTTTTCAACACCACCAAGTTAAGTCCATACAAATATCCAAATTTACGTATGAAACATGAAGAAGGCGTTCATTTTTCTTGACACAACCAAAACCTCTCTATAATCGTCATCctctataataacattttactataatggttttttttttgctggaatcaatttttcaagttatgtttatattatatgttctctataatAATAATCTCCAGCAACCAAATAAGTATTTagataaataaacaattatagAGAGATTCAACAGTACTACTAAATTAGTCTATATAAGCCTTTATCTACACAAGttaaatcacacaaatatccaaatatatgtatgaaacATATTGAAGGAGGAGATAAAATTAGAAGAGCCAAAAAGTCTCTTACCTTCTTGTTGATGAAGTCAACCAAGAACCTAGCTTTAGCTCTCTGGTAGGGTTCAGAGGGCAATAAGGGGAAACTATGGTTCCAGACCTCATCAATATACTGAATAATGATATCTGATTCACAAACTGGTTTACCCTTATGAACAAGAACCGGCACCCTTTGCTGAACCGggttcattttcataagcagaTGACTTTTGTTAGACAAGTCTTCAAACTTGTGGATGAAGCTAATTCCTTTCTCAGCAAGGGCAATTCTTGCTCTTGTTCCGAAAGGACTAGGCCAGTAATCTAAAAGCACCACTTCTTCTGCCATGTTATTCTTGAAAGATAGACTTTCTGGTTCTTTTTGTGGTGCCAAAGTCATTGAGGAGAGACTTAATTATCATTTACTTGAGACAGAAAGGGACAATTCAATCATTGAGTTTtactattgatttttttttttgtttttcattagGTATTCGGTATCCATATTAGATTCCAACTAATTCGGATTCGCGCGGCGTAAGGTCAATTTAAGGGAGATACGCTTTCTAACAGGatagttattccaccctcccacagggataaaataacactacaatcccGGAATTAGTTATACAGCGATTTTATCCCAATTAAACGTGGGATAAACTCATTTCAAAtataatcccgggactattTATCCTTATCCCTCATACCAAACAAACCCTCAATGTACAATTCACACGTCTAAAAACAGACGACCCGTTCAATATATTTACACTGAAGGTGCTCTGTTATCCATGAGCCTTCAATGAATATTTCAAGCTTTGGAGAAAGGTTCATCCCTCCCTACAACAACTttagtaaattttaaaattcaaagaatctgaaaaagtatatttttctgCTGTGATGTGACGATATTGAGGCAGCTTTTTCAGACCCTAAGGGCTCATGTCTACTAAAGCATCTTCTCCATAAATGATCTCTTATGTGCTTCAACTCTATGTTCCCGTTCCTCTATATATGGACATGCTCTATGTATATTCATTTGTCATGCATTTTCActaagagggtgtttggattggctttcTAAAATTAGCGTATAAGCTAAAAGTTAAAAGTCATAATTTGGGAATATACAACTTTTGacttttagctttttttttttactttattggCTTAAAAGTAAGTgctcaaaaatactttttatctTTTCCAAACACCAAAAACGTAAAAAAGAGCTTAAAGCCAAAAAGCACTTTGGCTTTTAAGTgctcaaaaacactttttatctTTCCAAACACCCTCTAAGTTCACAATATTAGTGTATATTTCCCTTGAATGCACACTTCACTattaatttggagaaaaaagtTTAGTGATTTTTCATAGTGTATTGGTCTCCCTATTAAGTAAATAACTTACttaatcaagattttttttcaGGTCTAAAAACGATAAATGAACATCATGTTAAAGTTGCATTGTATTGGGGCAGCGATACAAACATGACGTAGGACAGTTTACATATTCTTAATGTTATTCCTTCTAACATGGAACAAGGATTAGACACGATACGAACTCTCGACAAAGGGAATGCTATAATACGTGAAAGAAATGACATCATGAATAGGGTATTTTGGTGCAAAACTTTTCTTTCAAACATCTCATTTGGAAATCGCATTAGATGTGGATTCGTGCCAATAA
It includes:
- the LOC132031213 gene encoding glutathione S-transferase U19-like, whose amino-acid sequence is MTLAPQKEPESLSFKNNMAEEVVLLDYWPSPFGTRARIALAEKGISFIHKFEDLSNKSHLLMKMNPVQQRVPVLVHKGKPVCESDIIIQYIDEVWNHSFPLLPSEPYQRAKARFLVDFINKKVHESSVKVWMGAKEEQENGKKELLEWSKFLEGELGDKLYFGGDVFGFVDIALVPFYNWFIVFKTFANFNIIETECPKLVMWGDRCLNRDSVSKSLPTTDQVYQAYLEFKRGWAHG